The following proteins are encoded in a genomic region of Chryseobacterium cucumeris:
- a CDS encoding glycosyltransferase, with protein sequence MISIIISSYLPDYFSALEKNIAETIGVSYEIIKIDNPGLMGICEAYNKGAEKAGFDYLLFIHEDILFKNENWGNTLINHLNQENTGIIGLAGSSYVPSAPSSWTVSEKYNFVNILQGNKENTLYFPIQTTKENRNKVFAVDGVFLGIKKEIFNQFKFNENLLKGFHGYDLDFSLRVSTKKQNYVVNDILIQHFSGGNPDKTWLDANIKVRESIGSDFQKEIDTEAEKKIFLGFLHNFFKYYPVNKKNLFLTLKFYPKKLNFNEHLEIAKKYYGYIRYAGSINKKHNSKN encoded by the coding sequence ATGATCTCCATCATAATCTCATCATACCTTCCTGACTATTTTTCTGCACTTGAAAAAAATATTGCAGAAACAATTGGGGTGTCTTATGAAATCATTAAAATAGACAATCCTGGATTGATGGGAATTTGTGAAGCTTATAACAAAGGCGCGGAAAAAGCTGGTTTTGATTATTTGCTTTTCATCCATGAAGACATCTTATTTAAAAATGAAAATTGGGGGAATACACTCATAAATCATTTAAACCAGGAAAATACAGGAATTATAGGGCTTGCAGGATCATCCTACGTTCCTTCTGCTCCATCAAGCTGGACCGTTAGTGAGAAATATAATTTCGTAAATATTTTACAGGGAAATAAAGAGAATACCCTGTATTTTCCCATTCAAACAACGAAGGAAAACAGAAATAAAGTCTTTGCTGTTGACGGTGTTTTTCTTGGAATTAAAAAAGAAATATTTAATCAGTTTAAATTCAACGAAAATCTATTGAAAGGTTTCCATGGCTATGATCTTGATTTTAGTTTAAGAGTTTCTACAAAAAAACAGAATTATGTGGTTAACGATATACTGATTCAACATTTCTCTGGTGGAAATCCGGATAAAACTTGGTTAGATGCCAATATTAAAGTAAGGGAAAGTATAGGATCTGATTTTCAAAAAGAAATCGACACCGAAGCTGAAAAGAAAATATTTCTAGGGTTTTTGCACAATTTTTTTAAATACTACCCTGTTAATAAAAAAAACCTATTTCTGACATTAAAATTTTATCCCAAAAAACTTAATTTTAATGAGCATTTGGAAATAGCAAAAAAGTATTACGGCTATATAAGATACGCTGGAAGTATCAATAAAAAACACAACTCAAAGAATTAA
- the asnB gene encoding asparagine synthase (glutamine-hydrolyzing), translating into MCGIAGIISNNAANYQEEIKKMTDSLIHRGPDSSDFEFYDNAILGHRRLSIIDLSENGKQPMFSNTKNECIVLNGEIYGYQDIKRQYAEYPYHGGSDTEVILAMYQKKQQNLIHDLPGMFAFAIWDDREQQLFCARDRFGEKPFYYAIGNNNEFIFASEIKAILASGLIHPKVNPEAISNYLQYGYVSTYQSIYSNIYTLPPAHQLIWKEGKVIVSRYYNLPSKDRVISLSDAKEEFRYLLKNAVKKQLIADVQVGSFLSGGLDSSSIVALVDEFLPHQTTISFGYDHKDSELKYAKEIADKYNTNHIEVHEQKKDLAESLLHVSPFFDEPFADTSYLPHYEICKNARKNLTVALSGDVGDELFGGYHFYTVENMMKNHFSYKNLIARFGLNLYKKAKTVSFVTQQNLKYDSILDFHLNSVRNVFNKSERALLGCSQDYQQGYSFTPNHDSLNDIMRVDLENYVPGNMMVKSDRMAMANSLEVRTPFLDIDFAEFCIQLPDQLKITSENDKIILRESMNNYWTDTIRKRHKQGFGHSVKNWFNEENLIKLSDDLLRDSSQKVFNYIDFDTTQKFLNKDHKHWNLLQLALWAHNNKYVL; encoded by the coding sequence ATGTGCGGAATAGCCGGAATTATAAGCAATAATGCAGCAAATTATCAGGAGGAAATCAAAAAAATGACAGACTCTCTGATTCATCGTGGACCCGATTCTTCAGACTTTGAATTCTATGATAATGCAATATTAGGCCACCGCAGACTTTCCATTATAGACTTGTCCGAAAACGGGAAGCAGCCAATGTTCTCCAATACAAAAAATGAATGTATTGTCCTTAATGGTGAAATCTATGGATACCAGGATATTAAGAGACAATATGCAGAATATCCTTACCATGGAGGTTCCGACACGGAAGTCATTCTTGCGATGTATCAGAAAAAGCAGCAGAACCTCATCCATGATCTTCCGGGAATGTTTGCTTTTGCCATCTGGGATGACCGTGAACAGCAATTGTTCTGTGCAAGAGACCGTTTTGGTGAAAAGCCATTTTACTATGCCATCGGAAATAATAATGAATTTATTTTTGCTTCAGAGATCAAAGCGATTCTTGCATCCGGATTGATCCATCCTAAGGTAAATCCTGAAGCCATTTCCAACTATCTCCAATATGGGTATGTAAGCACCTATCAGAGCATTTATAGCAATATATATACTTTACCGCCCGCTCATCAGCTGATCTGGAAAGAGGGAAAGGTCATTGTTTCACGGTATTACAACCTGCCGTCAAAAGATAGGGTGATCAGCCTCTCCGATGCTAAGGAGGAGTTTCGGTACCTTCTGAAAAATGCTGTTAAAAAACAACTTATTGCGGATGTGCAGGTTGGTAGTTTTCTGAGTGGCGGCCTGGATTCTTCATCTATAGTTGCTCTTGTGGATGAGTTCTTACCTCATCAGACGACAATCAGTTTCGGTTATGACCATAAAGACAGCGAGCTCAAATATGCCAAAGAAATTGCAGATAAATACAACACCAATCATATAGAAGTTCATGAGCAAAAAAAAGATCTGGCTGAATCATTACTGCATGTTTCTCCTTTCTTTGACGAACCTTTTGCTGATACCTCTTACCTTCCGCATTATGAGATCTGTAAAAATGCAAGAAAAAATCTGACTGTAGCCCTTTCAGGTGATGTTGGAGACGAGCTGTTTGGCGGATATCATTTTTATACGGTAGAAAATATGATGAAAAATCATTTCAGTTATAAAAATCTAATCGCCAGATTCGGACTTAACCTTTACAAAAAAGCAAAGACGGTTTCGTTCGTAACCCAACAGAATTTAAAGTACGACTCCATTCTGGATTTTCATCTGAATTCCGTCAGAAATGTTTTTAATAAATCGGAACGTGCCCTTTTGGGATGTTCACAGGATTATCAGCAGGGATACAGCTTTACTCCGAATCATGATTCGTTGAATGACATTATGAGAGTAGATCTGGAAAATTATGTCCCTGGAAATATGATGGTCAAATCAGACAGAATGGCGATGGCTAATTCATTGGAAGTAAGAACTCCTTTTCTTGATATTGATTTTGCAGAATTCTGTATTCAGCTTCCTGATCAGCTGAAAATCACCAGTGAAAATGATAAAATTATCCTTCGTGAATCCATGAATAATTATTGGACAGATACAATCAGAAAACGTCACAAACAAGGTTTCGGACACAGCGTTAAGAACTGGTTTAATGAAGAAAACCTTATTAAGCTCTCCGACGATCTTCTAAGAGATTCGTCTCAAAAGGTTTTTAACTATATTGATTTTGATACTACCCAAAAATTTCTGAACAAAGACCATAAGCACTGGAATTTATTGCAGCTTGCTCTTTGGGCCCATAATAATAAATATGTTCTCTGA
- a CDS encoding class I SAM-dependent methyltransferase encodes MNRIRLINSIIQKANFKKYLEIGTRSGTSLYAISCKNKIAIDPNFIIPKMEKLKRRVFDIKNNRKTHYFEMTSDDFFEQKKEFLKNFGSIEISLVDGMHTYHQALKDVLNILPFMDEKSIIVMHDCFPVSEPASTAYNSEEFFTKEKHPEWTGEWNGDTWKSILYLLKKYPNDLEVFVIDTDYGLGIIQKKHNLPMNFELDTEFFRQFISYTFQDLKKNPQELINLKSKDIIPSLLNRFHY; translated from the coding sequence ATGAATAGAATTCGTCTTATCAACAGTATCATCCAGAAAGCTAATTTTAAAAAATATCTTGAAATTGGTACCCGAAGTGGCACATCGCTATATGCCATAAGCTGTAAAAACAAAATTGCAATAGACCCCAACTTCATAATACCCAAAATGGAAAAACTCAAAAGAAGAGTCTTTGACATTAAAAATAATAGAAAAACGCATTATTTTGAAATGACCAGTGATGATTTTTTTGAGCAAAAAAAGGAGTTTCTTAAAAATTTCGGCAGTATTGAAATATCTCTGGTTGATGGTATGCATACGTACCACCAGGCACTTAAAGATGTTCTGAATATCCTCCCTTTCATGGATGAAAAATCAATTATTGTCATGCATGACTGTTTTCCTGTGAGTGAGCCAGCCTCAACAGCGTACAACTCAGAAGAATTTTTTACGAAAGAAAAACATCCGGAATGGACTGGTGAGTGGAACGGTGATACCTGGAAATCTATCCTTTATCTGCTAAAAAAATATCCGAACGATCTTGAGGTTTTTGTTATTGACACAGATTATGGTCTCGGAATTATTCAGAAAAAACATAATCTTCCTATGAATTTTGAGCTGGATACTGAATTTTTCAGGCAGTTTATTTCCTACACGTTTCAGGATCTCAAAAAGAATCCTCAAGAATTGATCAATTTAAAATCGAAAGATATTATTCCATCCCTCCTTAACAGATTTCACTATTAG
- a CDS encoding glycosyltransferase family 4 protein, which produces MSTKKILFISHEASLSGAPILVLDLIKRLKKEKENYQIDILLIRGGELYEEFAKVANNIVVAHYHLQSFSFLKRNLKRVQSIVFRKKETQQDKIDKITISLLENKYDLVYGNTMESLIWTLPFYKKNIPTIVAIHELSFGIESTYSKEFVLENISNITQIIAGSQAVADNLINKYNAAPQKVTAIHSFVDNVLNLQKDKELLKKELNIKNEELIVGIASSQELRKGTEMVPVLVQKIKQKTDLNFKFINLGGTSKSAAVRCAKLDAEKLGVEKDIIFIDHNKTPNDYINIFDVFLLMSREDPFPLVMLTAAKLKKPIVAFEKSGGAVEFLENNHGVLVPYLDMDTMAEETVKLMQDANLRESYGENIYQRLENEYSDKKLAGKIFTIIDNLL; this is translated from the coding sequence ATGAGTACAAAAAAAATATTATTTATTTCGCACGAAGCTTCTTTATCTGGTGCTCCCATTCTTGTTTTAGATTTAATAAAAAGATTAAAAAAAGAAAAAGAAAATTATCAGATCGATATTTTATTGATCAGAGGAGGAGAATTGTATGAAGAATTTGCAAAAGTAGCTAACAATATTGTTGTTGCTCATTATCATTTACAGTCTTTTTCATTTTTAAAAAGAAATTTAAAAAGAGTTCAATCAATTGTTTTCAGAAAAAAAGAGACTCAACAAGACAAAATTGATAAAATTACCATCTCTCTTCTTGAAAACAAATACGATCTGGTATATGGAAACACAATGGAATCATTGATTTGGACGCTTCCTTTCTATAAAAAAAACATTCCTACAATTGTTGCTATTCATGAGCTTAGTTTTGGGATTGAAAGTACTTACTCTAAAGAGTTTGTTTTAGAAAACATTTCAAATATCACCCAAATTATAGCAGGTTCGCAAGCTGTTGCCGACAATCTTATCAACAAGTACAATGCAGCCCCACAAAAAGTAACAGCAATACATTCTTTCGTAGACAATGTTCTCAACCTCCAGAAGGATAAAGAATTATTGAAAAAGGAATTGAATATTAAAAATGAAGAATTGATCGTTGGAATTGCGAGTTCTCAGGAATTAAGAAAAGGTACGGAGATGGTTCCTGTTTTGGTTCAGAAAATAAAACAGAAAACTGATCTTAATTTTAAATTCATCAATCTTGGAGGAACATCCAAAAGTGCTGCTGTAAGATGTGCCAAACTGGATGCTGAAAAATTAGGGGTAGAAAAGGACATCATTTTTATCGATCATAACAAAACGCCAAATGATTATATAAATATTTTTGATGTTTTTCTTTTAATGTCCCGTGAAGATCCTTTCCCATTAGTTATGCTGACTGCTGCAAAACTAAAAAAACCCATCGTAGCTTTTGAAAAAAGCGGTGGTGCTGTTGAATTTCTGGAAAACAATCATGGAGTACTTGTTCCCTATCTGGATATGGATACCATGGCTGAAGAGACCGTTAAACTTATGCAGGATGCCAATCTAAGAGAAAGTTATGGTGAAAATATTTATCAGAGATTGGAAAACGAATATTCTGACAAGAAATTGGCAGGTAAAATTTTTACAATAATTGATAACTTACTTTAG
- a CDS encoding acyltransferase, translating into MFTKLKNNIAQKIITLVENNDKRKKQEKWNIFMSKPNINIHPSFSPKDADIFKGENNQIGNITISENFLLREYCNIVVFPNADLRIGKSVFFNNYCSINCLDKIEIGNDTIFGEGVRLYDHNHLIEKGEKLFVEKEKYMTSPIKIGKNCWIGSNTVILKGVTIGDNSIIGAGCVIHKSVPENTIMKNSQNLISQTL; encoded by the coding sequence ATGTTTACAAAGCTTAAAAATAATATCGCACAAAAAATCATTACTCTTGTCGAGAATAATGATAAAAGAAAAAAACAGGAAAAATGGAATATTTTCATGTCCAAACCTAATATAAATATTCATCCAAGTTTTTCGCCAAAAGATGCAGATATTTTTAAAGGTGAAAATAATCAAATAGGAAATATTACAATTAGTGAAAATTTTTTACTGAGAGAATACTGCAATATTGTAGTTTTTCCGAATGCTGACCTTAGAATTGGAAAAAGTGTTTTTTTCAACAATTATTGTTCTATTAATTGTTTAGATAAAATTGAAATTGGTAATGACACCATTTTTGGTGAAGGCGTAAGGCTATACGATCATAATCATCTTATTGAAAAAGGTGAAAAACTTTTTGTAGAAAAAGAAAAATATATGACGTCTCCTATTAAAATTGGTAAAAATTGCTGGATTGGAAGCAATACTGTAATATTAAAAGGGGTTACGATCGGAGACAATTCTATTATTGGAGCCGGCTGTGTAATACACAAATCTGTTCCGGAAAACACAATTATGAAAAATAGTCAAAATTTAATTTCTCAAACCCTCTAA
- a CDS encoding glycosyltransferase family 2 protein — protein sequence MVAIHVIIVTYNAMKWAERCFSSLRTSSVPVKCIVIDNGSTDGTQEYIKKYFPEVDFIQSPQNLGFGKANNAGIEKAYKEGADFFYLMNQDAWIYPDSFQKLLDVYNAYPDKNQLGILSPIHMDGSEKKLDIFFERYLARNTPDNRIFSDSFNNSLKDYYEIDFVNAAHWLLPKATIEEIGGFNPYFFHYSEDYEYVQRISFFRKKIIVCPPSRVVHDGKQDFHKTSHINALRVQREQRYLNPALPFDSKVLNRDFIPKMIKQALQLQFSAASDTLKEYQYLKTRFNEIMNARTIIKNKGAAFLNL from the coding sequence ATGGTGGCTATTCACGTAATCATTGTTACTTATAATGCCATGAAGTGGGCAGAAAGATGTTTTTCAAGCTTAAGAACCTCTTCAGTTCCTGTAAAATGTATTGTAATAGATAACGGATCAACAGACGGCACTCAGGAATATATCAAAAAGTATTTTCCTGAAGTAGACTTCATTCAATCTCCACAAAATCTAGGTTTTGGAAAAGCGAATAATGCAGGGATAGAAAAAGCGTATAAAGAAGGAGCAGATTTTTTCTACCTGATGAATCAGGATGCATGGATTTATCCGGATAGTTTTCAAAAGCTATTGGATGTGTACAACGCATACCCCGACAAAAATCAACTGGGGATTTTAAGTCCGATACACATGGATGGCAGCGAGAAAAAGCTCGATATTTTTTTCGAACGCTACCTGGCAAGAAATACTCCGGATAACAGAATATTTTCAGACAGCTTTAACAATAGTCTTAAAGATTATTATGAAATCGATTTTGTGAATGCCGCTCACTGGCTGCTTCCCAAAGCAACCATTGAAGAAATCGGGGGCTTTAATCCTTACTTCTTCCATTATTCCGAAGATTATGAATACGTACAACGTATTTCTTTTTTCAGGAAAAAAATCATCGTATGCCCGCCCAGCAGAGTTGTACATGATGGCAAACAGGATTTCCATAAAACCAGCCACATCAATGCTCTGAGAGTACAGCGGGAACAACGCTATCTGAATCCGGCACTCCCGTTTGATTCCAAAGTACTTAACAGAGATTTCATTCCTAAAATGATAAAGCAAGCTCTCCAGCTGCAGTTTTCTGCTGCTTCCGATACTTTGAAAGAATATCAATATCTGAAGACCCGGTTTAATGAAATTATGAACGCAAGAACCATCATTAAAAATAAAGGGGCTGCATTTCTTAATTTATAA
- a CDS encoding glycosyltransferase family 2 protein, producing MLDISVIIPVYNAADFLKKSVQSALQFEEVKEVILVEDKSSDHSLEICKELAGEDRRIHLLQHPDKGNHGAAASRNLGIEKAASSFIAFLDADDYYLPNRFDAEKELFKEPQVDGIFNAIGVEYLTEKGKKEFQSKFSDNTLTTVNYPAEGKEVFRGLLGLTPKTFGTFFHLNGLTVRKSALDQNKLRFNNILRVHQDSDFIIKLAYHCYLKSGNIDQAVAIRGIHDDNRITKIIRYSPQYNSRQFLFWNSLYEWSRSVPLDKDAANQLYLRKKAFELSEKKGISKMMSLLAAILKNPDILKTQYRFTYMRS from the coding sequence ATGCTTGATATTTCTGTCATTATCCCTGTATATAATGCTGCTGATTTTCTAAAAAAATCAGTACAGTCAGCCCTGCAATTTGAAGAAGTGAAAGAAGTTATTTTAGTTGAAGATAAATCTTCTGATCATTCATTGGAAATTTGCAAAGAATTAGCTGGCGAAGATAGAAGAATTCATTTGCTCCAGCACCCTGACAAAGGAAACCATGGTGCTGCTGCTTCAAGAAATCTGGGTATTGAAAAAGCCGCCTCAAGTTTCATTGCATTCCTGGATGCTGATGATTATTATCTTCCCAATAGATTTGATGCGGAGAAAGAGCTTTTTAAAGAGCCGCAGGTAGACGGGATCTTCAATGCCATAGGGGTTGAATATCTCACTGAAAAAGGGAAAAAGGAATTTCAGTCTAAATTCAGTGACAATACATTGACAACAGTAAACTATCCGGCAGAAGGAAAAGAAGTATTCAGAGGGCTTCTCGGGCTTACACCGAAAACTTTCGGTACATTCTTTCATTTGAATGGACTAACCGTCAGAAAATCTGCCCTGGATCAGAATAAGCTAAGGTTTAATAATATTCTCCGCGTACATCAGGATTCTGATTTTATCATTAAACTGGCTTATCACTGCTATCTGAAATCGGGTAATATAGACCAGGCTGTTGCGATAAGGGGAATACATGATGATAACAGAATTACTAAGATTATCCGATACTCGCCACAGTATAACAGCAGACAATTCCTTTTCTGGAATTCCTTATACGAGTGGTCCCGATCTGTGCCCCTGGATAAAGATGCTGCAAATCAACTTTATTTACGGAAAAAAGCATTTGAACTTTCGGAGAAAAAAGGAATTTCCAAAATGATGAGTCTATTGGCTGCTATTCTAAAAAATCCAGATATTCTGAAAACGCAATACCGCTTTACGTACATGCGCTCATGA
- a CDS encoding glycosyltransferase family 2 protein, with the protein MKISVIIPVYNAEKYVSQAVESALQFDEVHEVILVEDKSPDNALKVCQQLAEKYSRVQLYQHPDKGNHGAGPTRNLGIEKATGDFIAFLDADDYYLPNRFDAERELFKNPEVEGVYGALGVHYYSEKAKEQYYRIFQDRLTTVYKIHEPKEVFPGQMNMLGSFGLFSIDTLTIRKESLLRKMNPLFKTSLRLHQDTEFLFRLSYYLDLYPGILDKAVAVRGVHEDNRITKVDSKKIKPATTRVLLWKEVKDWSENESTIPAHMKLHIKRMHRSFEIANAPLLKKWNMILKYLVTDYPSIRSGLYNINFRKYLF; encoded by the coding sequence ATGAAAATCTCAGTCATCATTCCCGTTTATAATGCAGAAAAATATGTCTCCCAAGCAGTAGAATCTGCGCTTCAATTTGATGAAGTTCATGAGGTTATTCTAGTGGAAGACAAGTCTCCTGACAACGCTTTGAAGGTCTGTCAGCAACTCGCTGAAAAATACAGCAGAGTTCAGCTTTATCAGCACCCCGACAAAGGCAATCATGGTGCAGGCCCTACCAGAAATCTTGGGATAGAAAAGGCTACCGGTGATTTCATTGCCTTTCTGGATGCTGATGACTATTACCTTCCCAACAGATTTGATGCTGAAAGGGAATTATTTAAAAATCCCGAAGTAGAAGGCGTTTATGGTGCATTGGGTGTACATTATTACTCGGAAAAGGCAAAAGAACAGTATTATAGAATTTTTCAGGATCGCTTAACTACGGTGTACAAAATTCATGAGCCTAAAGAGGTATTTCCGGGACAAATGAATATGTTGGGCAGCTTTGGTTTATTTAGTATTGATACTTTGACGATCAGGAAAGAATCTTTACTTCGCAAGATGAATCCTTTATTCAAAACAAGTTTAAGATTGCATCAGGATACTGAATTTTTATTCCGTTTATCCTATTATCTTGATCTTTATCCGGGTATTTTAGACAAAGCGGTTGCAGTAAGAGGTGTGCATGAAGACAACAGGATCACAAAGGTAGATTCTAAGAAAATAAAACCTGCTACAACAAGAGTTTTGCTTTGGAAAGAGGTGAAAGACTGGTCGGAAAACGAAAGTACGATTCCCGCCCATATGAAACTTCATATTAAAAGAATGCACCGTAGTTTTGAAATTGCCAATGCTCCCCTCCTCAAAAAGTGGAATATGATTTTAAAGTATCTTGTCACAGATTATCCAAGCATCCGTTCCGGCTTGTATAATATTAATTTCAGGAAATACTTATTCTGA
- a CDS encoding MBOAT family O-acyltransferase, with the protein MLFNSIGFLIFLPIVFCLYWFVFNKKYQNQNKLLLLASFYFYACWDWRFLFLLMFSIGLDYFSGIKIENSRNKREAKFWLTLSIVINLGFLGFFKYYNFFIESFADLLGGMGFKVNIWLLNVILPVGISFYTFHGLSYVIDVYKKRIRAERSFIDYAVFVSYFPLLVAGPIERATHLLPQIQKKRTFSYEQAADGMRQILWGFFKKMVIADNCAPLVNEIFTHYQTESPANLLIGAVLFAFQIYGDFSGYSDIALGVSRLFGIELLKNFAFPYFSRDIAEFWRRWHISLSSWFRDYLYIPLGGSKGGLGMKIRNTFIIFLVSGFWHGANWTFIIWGGLNALFFMPLLIMEKNRTNIEVAAQGKWFPSFKEILQILITFSATCIAWIFFRSESVLQAFEYIKRIFSLELFSFPAQMPVKVFALTACMLIIEWINREQFHGLQIRRFNPWVRRILYGIIIYIILRYANFGNNEFIYFQF; encoded by the coding sequence ATGTTATTCAATTCAATAGGATTTCTTATTTTTTTACCTATAGTATTCTGTTTATACTGGTTTGTTTTTAATAAGAAATATCAGAATCAAAATAAGCTTTTGCTATTGGCAAGCTTTTATTTCTATGCGTGCTGGGATTGGAGATTTTTGTTTTTACTGATGTTTTCCATTGGTTTAGATTATTTTTCAGGTATTAAGATCGAAAATAGCAGGAATAAACGTGAAGCAAAATTCTGGCTTACTTTAAGTATTGTGATCAACCTGGGATTTCTGGGCTTTTTTAAATACTATAATTTTTTTATTGAAAGTTTTGCAGACCTCCTCGGTGGTATGGGATTTAAGGTGAATATCTGGCTGCTGAATGTGATTCTGCCGGTGGGGATTTCATTTTACACTTTTCACGGGCTCTCTTATGTAATTGATGTTTATAAGAAGAGGATCCGTGCTGAACGCAGTTTTATTGACTATGCAGTTTTTGTAAGTTATTTTCCCTTACTGGTGGCAGGACCTATAGAAAGGGCAACTCATCTGTTGCCCCAGATTCAGAAAAAAAGAACATTCAGCTACGAGCAGGCCGCAGACGGGATGCGTCAGATTCTTTGGGGTTTCTTCAAAAAAATGGTGATTGCTGATAATTGTGCACCATTAGTGAACGAGATTTTTACCCATTATCAAACCGAAAGTCCTGCCAATCTTTTAATCGGAGCTGTTTTGTTTGCTTTCCAGATTTATGGAGATTTTTCAGGGTATTCAGATATTGCGTTAGGGGTTTCAAGACTGTTTGGAATAGAACTTCTCAAGAATTTTGCTTTCCCTTATTTCTCAAGGGATATTGCTGAGTTTTGGAGAAGATGGCATATTTCATTGTCTTCCTGGTTCAGGGATTATCTTTATATTCCATTAGGGGGTAGTAAAGGAGGACTGGGCATGAAAATAAGAAATACCTTTATCATTTTTCTTGTCTCCGGATTCTGGCATGGTGCCAACTGGACGTTTATAATCTGGGGCGGCCTTAATGCCTTATTCTTTATGCCACTGCTGATTATGGAGAAAAACAGAACCAATATAGAAGTTGCAGCGCAGGGAAAATGGTTTCCATCTTTTAAGGAAATCCTGCAGATACTGATTACCTTTTCTGCTACCTGTATCGCCTGGATATTTTTCAGGTCAGAATCTGTACTTCAGGCATTTGAGTATATTAAACGTATCTTCAGCCTGGAACTGTTCTCCTTTCCGGCTCAGATGCCGGTGAAAGTTTTTGCTTTGACTGCCTGTATGCTGATTATAGAATGGATTAACAGGGAACAATTCCACGGGCTTCAGATAAGAAGATTCAATCCTTGGGTACGCCGTATTCTTTACGGAATCATCATCTATATCATTCTCCGGTATGCCAATTTCGGGAATAATGAATTTATTTATTTTCAGTTTTAA
- a CDS encoding glycosyltransferase family 2 protein encodes MEPKISVIMLTYNHAPYLKEAIEGVLSQKTDFPFELIICNDNSPDDSDIIISEFATQYPDIIRYFNHKTNIGFVENQRFAFAQAQGKYLAYCEGDDYWTDPQKLQFQYDFLENNSEYVMVTARNLLFHQDENKLTEDGKDSMFNGQKYIDYTQDSFFVQRPTQTFTYLIRKDCIDEKWIDIYPNYRDLYYFYHALEFGKGRSFNKVVGVYRLHSGGVYSSLETEKQYRTSIDIFKNIKRINNDQRADQQIVKTLDQLINKYYYEKEFVSPVWNRKLYAAIFERFSISKNIGTGISQLLKIIKYTFTR; translated from the coding sequence ATGGAACCTAAAATATCGGTCATCATGCTCACCTATAATCACGCCCCCTATTTAAAGGAGGCTATTGAAGGTGTTCTATCCCAAAAAACAGACTTTCCGTTTGAGTTGATTATTTGCAATGATAATTCACCGGATGATTCTGACATTATTATTTCAGAATTTGCAACGCAATATCCGGATATCATCCGATATTTTAATCATAAGACTAATATCGGTTTTGTTGAAAACCAAAGATTTGCATTCGCACAGGCTCAAGGAAAATACTTAGCCTACTGTGAAGGGGATGATTACTGGACTGACCCGCAAAAGCTACAGTTTCAGTATGATTTCCTTGAGAACAATTCAGAATATGTCATGGTGACCGCCAGAAATTTACTGTTCCATCAGGATGAAAATAAACTGACAGAAGATGGAAAAGACTCCATGTTCAACGGACAGAAATATATTGATTATACACAGGACAGCTTTTTTGTACAGCGCCCTACCCAAACTTTTACTTATCTGATCAGAAAAGACTGCATTGATGAGAAGTGGATTGACATTTATCCCAATTACAGGGATCTTTACTATTTTTATCATGCCCTTGAATTTGGAAAAGGCAGAAGCTTTAATAAAGTAGTGGGAGTTTACCGGCTTCATAGCGGTGGCGTTTACAGCTCATTAGAAACAGAAAAACAATACCGAACTTCTATTGATATCTTTAAAAATATTAAGAGGATTAATAATGATCAGAGAGCAGACCAGCAGATAGTAAAAACCCTGGATCAGCTCATCAATAAATATTATTACGAAAAGGAGTTTGTTTCTCCTGTATGGAACAGAAAGCTTTATGCAGCCATCTTTGAACGCTTTTCCATTTCCAAAAATATCGGAACGGGAATAAGCCAGCTACTAAAAATTATAAAATATACTTTCACCAGATAA